One part of the Rhodococcus oxybenzonivorans genome encodes these proteins:
- a CDS encoding response regulator transcription factor, protein MSQRRVLVVDDEATICESVAARLRAEGFDVVTASDGPGAVAECEASEPDLLVLDVMLPGFDGLEVCRRVQAARPVPVLMLTARADETDMLIGLGVGADDYLSKPFSMRVLVARVHALVRRAERATEAASSGQAGMSVGDLEVDLVERRVRRGDDEIHLTRTEFDLLAHFASRPRAAISRESLLAEVWGWGDVAGSRTVDSHVKALRRKLGGDLIRTVHGVGYALDVQK, encoded by the coding sequence ATGAGCCAGCGAAGAGTGCTCGTCGTCGACGACGAGGCGACGATCTGCGAGTCGGTCGCCGCCAGGTTGCGGGCCGAGGGCTTCGATGTCGTCACGGCGTCCGACGGTCCGGGTGCCGTTGCGGAATGCGAGGCCTCCGAACCAGACCTGCTCGTCCTGGATGTGATGCTGCCCGGATTCGACGGGCTCGAGGTCTGCAGGAGGGTGCAGGCCGCACGGCCGGTACCGGTGTTGATGCTCACCGCCCGAGCGGACGAAACAGACATGCTCATCGGGCTCGGGGTGGGTGCGGACGACTACCTGAGCAAGCCATTCAGCATGCGGGTGCTCGTGGCCAGGGTGCACGCGCTCGTGCGCCGCGCCGAACGGGCAACCGAGGCCGCCTCCAGCGGACAGGCGGGGATGTCGGTGGGTGATCTCGAGGTGGATCTCGTCGAGCGACGGGTCCGGCGCGGTGACGATGAAATACACCTCACGAGAACGGAGTTCGACCTTCTCGCGCATTTCGCATCTCGCCCACGGGCAGCCATCTCCCGGGAGTCGCTGCTCGCGGAGGTCTGGGGATGGGGTGACGTGGCCGGCAGCAGGACCGTCGACAGCCACGTCAAGGCCCTGCGCCGCAAACTCGGCGGCGACCTCATCCGCACGGTCCATGGCGTCGGCTACGCGCTGGACGTGCAGAAGTGA
- a CDS encoding glutamate-cysteine ligase family protein: protein MGREVTSRTFSRADRRLFRQKVLMCADALERMLKEGAFRDDIDPPRPMLGMEIEFNLVHADMMPAMSNNAVLESIGDDAVFQTELGQFNVEMNVKPGPLVGDGTFDLERTLRASLSVVDARIHRHDAQLVMIGMLPTLELEHLDREWISANPRYELLNEQIFAARGEDIELDLEGVALEGRPQEQLRADSNSVVPEAACTSLQLHLRVAPEEFAAHWNAAQCLAGAQVALAANSPFLAGKALWHESRIPIFEQATDTRPLELENQGVRPRVWFGERWISSVFDLFEENSRYFPALLPEVTDVDPAAELDAGRIPDLSELQMHNGTIYRWNRPVYDCADGKPHLRIENRVLPAGPTVLDIMANAAFYYGALRGLVEADQPVWTRMSFNAAEENLRAGAQHGMDAEMYWPGVGTLGADELVLRRLLPIADQGLTAFGLSQKARDRYLSVIEGRCLTRQTGAAWQRAQVVRHEDAGMNRRDALAAMMRQYVENMRDGSPVHTWRV from the coding sequence ATGGGCCGCGAGGTCACCTCTCGGACATTCAGCCGAGCAGATCGACGTTTGTTCCGCCAGAAGGTACTGATGTGCGCCGACGCGCTCGAACGCATGCTGAAGGAAGGCGCTTTCCGGGACGACATCGACCCCCCACGACCGATGCTGGGCATGGAGATCGAGTTCAATCTCGTGCACGCAGACATGATGCCGGCCATGTCCAACAATGCCGTGCTCGAGTCGATCGGCGACGACGCGGTGTTCCAGACCGAGCTGGGTCAGTTCAACGTGGAGATGAACGTCAAACCGGGGCCGCTTGTCGGTGACGGGACGTTCGACCTCGAGCGCACGCTGCGGGCATCACTGTCCGTCGTCGATGCCCGGATCCACCGCCACGACGCACAACTGGTCATGATCGGGATGCTGCCGACCCTCGAGCTCGAGCACCTGGATCGCGAGTGGATCTCGGCCAACCCTCGGTACGAACTGCTCAACGAGCAGATCTTCGCGGCACGCGGGGAGGACATCGAACTCGACCTCGAGGGCGTCGCTCTCGAAGGCCGTCCGCAGGAGCAACTACGTGCCGACAGCAATTCCGTGGTCCCCGAGGCAGCATGCACGTCACTGCAACTGCATCTGCGAGTGGCACCCGAAGAGTTCGCTGCACACTGGAATGCTGCGCAGTGCCTCGCGGGTGCACAGGTCGCGCTGGCAGCCAACTCGCCGTTTCTCGCGGGGAAGGCGCTGTGGCACGAATCGCGCATACCGATCTTCGAGCAGGCCACCGATACCCGACCCCTCGAGCTCGAGAATCAGGGCGTCCGGCCACGGGTGTGGTTCGGGGAACGGTGGATCTCGTCGGTCTTCGACCTGTTCGAGGAGAACTCCCGGTACTTTCCGGCGCTTCTGCCGGAGGTGACTGATGTCGACCCCGCGGCCGAACTGGACGCCGGCCGCATTCCCGACCTGAGTGAACTGCAAATGCACAACGGCACCATCTATCGCTGGAATCGTCCCGTCTACGACTGTGCCGACGGCAAACCGCACCTGCGGATCGAGAACCGGGTGTTGCCCGCCGGCCCCACCGTGCTCGACATCATGGCCAACGCGGCCTTCTACTACGGCGCATTACGAGGACTGGTCGAAGCCGATCAACCCGTATGGACGCGGATGTCGTTCAACGCGGCGGAGGAAAACCTACGCGCCGGGGCCCAGCACGGCATGGATGCCGAGATGTACTGGCCGGGTGTCGGCACGCTGGGAGCGGACGAGTTGGTTCTGCGGAGGTTATTGCCGATCGCCGACCAGGGACTGACGGCCTTCGGCCTGTCGCAGAAAGCGCGGGACCGCTACCTCAGCGTCATCGAGGGCCGATGCCTCACCCGGCAGACAGGGGCGGCGTGGCAGCGCGCGCAGGTAGTTCGTCACGAGGACGCCGGGATGAACCGGCGGGACGCGCTCGCCGCCATGATGCGTCAGTACGTCGAGAACATGCGTGACGGGAGCCCTGTCCACACGTGGCGAGTGTGA
- a CDS encoding M23 family metallopeptidase — MGSHHRSNGNSLRFEIDPDAARGRHRTAQTGAGVGMKAATVAAATGALVVGAAQLGAGSAAAAPADSHAVEPAAPHTAPGLPFEIPAGVLPAGFELPTDLGAAVQNFGGPDLGAQAQQWLSSVNPVKPHAVQPVSGTLTSNFGSRWGAHHGGIDIAAPIGTPVLAAADGQVIDAGAASGFGLWVRLLHDDGTVTVYGHVNDYTVAVGQRVSAGQQIAHVGNRGQSTGPHLHFEVHDAAGNKVDPAHWLKKNGVAVTWGDAGANA; from the coding sequence GTGGGTTCCCACCACCGCTCGAACGGCAATTCGCTCCGATTCGAGATCGATCCGGACGCGGCGCGCGGGCGCCATCGCACTGCGCAGACCGGAGCGGGAGTGGGCATGAAGGCAGCCACGGTTGCGGCGGCCACCGGCGCCCTCGTCGTCGGTGCAGCCCAGCTCGGAGCGGGCAGCGCGGCCGCTGCCCCGGCCGACTCGCACGCTGTCGAGCCGGCAGCCCCGCACACCGCTCCCGGCCTTCCCTTCGAGATTCCGGCGGGCGTCCTCCCTGCCGGCTTCGAATTGCCCACAGATTTGGGGGCCGCCGTCCAGAACTTCGGCGGACCCGACCTGGGGGCACAGGCACAGCAGTGGCTGAGCTCGGTCAACCCCGTCAAGCCGCACGCGGTACAGCCGGTCTCGGGCACCCTGACCTCCAACTTCGGCTCGCGCTGGGGGGCGCACCACGGCGGCATCGACATCGCCGCTCCCATCGGTACGCCCGTCCTTGCGGCCGCCGATGGTCAGGTCATCGACGCCGGCGCTGCGTCCGGTTTCGGCCTGTGGGTGCGGTTGCTTCATGACGACGGCACCGTGACGGTGTACGGGCACGTCAACGACTACACCGTCGCCGTCGGGCAGCGTGTCTCCGCCGGACAGCAGATCGCTCACGTGGGCAACCGTGGTCAGTCCACCGGCCCGCACCTGCATTTCGAGGTCCATGACGCCGCCGGAAACAAGGTCGATCCCGCCCACTGGTTGAAGAAAAACGGCGTGGCTGTCACGTGGGGCGACGCCGGCGCCAACGCCTGA
- a CDS encoding HNH endonuclease signature motif containing protein, whose protein sequence is MLIQNELDATPPGIVALDALRGQKAELAQAQYAQVYAITDYYYLCSNEDERRGINPAHSGMHAAVELSAALGMNEGTVTASIELGLELRHRLHRTREAFATGRIDLAQARVISAMLTGVSDAALDILESAVLEGGNVPPTTLRVRCRRLIAKHDPGSLRRRAKLAAADRDVRVRPAENGMSFVDGHLPAADAHAIGMRLREMAIHDVCTGDPRTLAQRRADALTALADGSGRLLCRCLDVGCHTRTRPAPTRRAPLIQVVINAETLLGLDETPAHLDGYGPIDADTARLLAADGVFQRVHALTENDVSGDGSHILGISAIVKHPGVPKDLIRNDTCATTYTPGTAQSRRIRTRDGQCRFPNCQVPARHCDLDHTTPFDHDDPKNGDLTVDSNLACLCRRHHRLKTRGLWTVKQSSAGHLEWTTPHGETMYTEPEGAAVHLARTAHTSRHDRTLALMTRRSHAEHDLDYLIELHRTRRSAPIVPGITQIPVSDPARDDPPF, encoded by the coding sequence ATGTTGATACAGAACGAGTTAGATGCGACGCCACCAGGCATCGTGGCGCTCGACGCCTTACGAGGGCAGAAGGCCGAACTCGCGCAGGCGCAGTACGCACAGGTTTACGCCATCACCGACTACTACTACCTGTGCTCGAACGAAGACGAGCGACGTGGGATCAATCCCGCGCATTCCGGCATGCACGCCGCAGTCGAACTGTCCGCTGCACTGGGGATGAATGAAGGAACGGTCACCGCGTCGATCGAGTTGGGACTGGAATTACGACACCGTCTCCACCGAACGCGCGAGGCTTTCGCGACCGGCCGGATCGACCTCGCCCAGGCCCGCGTCATCTCCGCCATGCTGACCGGAGTGAGCGATGCCGCCCTCGACATTCTCGAATCCGCAGTGCTGGAGGGCGGTAACGTGCCACCCACCACGCTCCGAGTCCGCTGCCGCCGGCTGATCGCCAAGCACGATCCCGGCAGTCTCCGTCGCCGGGCGAAGCTTGCCGCCGCCGACCGCGATGTCCGGGTGCGGCCCGCCGAGAACGGCATGTCCTTCGTCGACGGACATCTCCCCGCGGCCGACGCCCACGCCATTGGGATGCGGCTACGGGAGATGGCCATTCACGACGTCTGCACCGGCGACCCCCGAACCCTCGCCCAACGCCGTGCCGACGCCCTGACCGCACTCGCAGACGGCAGCGGCAGACTCCTCTGCCGCTGCCTGGACGTCGGCTGCCACACCCGCACCAGGCCCGCTCCTACCCGTCGGGCACCGCTGATCCAGGTGGTAATCAACGCCGAAACACTGCTCGGGTTGGACGAAACCCCGGCCCACCTCGACGGGTACGGTCCCATCGACGCCGACACCGCCCGCCTTCTCGCCGCAGACGGAGTCTTCCAACGCGTCCACGCCCTCACCGAGAACGACGTATCCGGCGACGGCAGCCACATCCTCGGCATCAGTGCCATCGTGAAACACCCTGGCGTACCGAAGGATCTGATCCGTAACGACACCTGCGCCACCACCTACACACCCGGCACCGCGCAGTCCCGCCGCATCCGTACCCGCGACGGACAGTGCCGCTTCCCGAACTGCCAGGTGCCCGCCCGACACTGCGACCTCGACCATACGACTCCGTTCGACCACGACGATCCCAAAAATGGTGATCTCACCGTCGACTCGAATCTCGCCTGCCTTTGCCGACGACACCACCGCCTCAAAACTCGAGGATTGTGGACCGTGAAACAGAGCAGCGCCGGACATCTCGAATGGACGACACCACACGGCGAAACCATGTACACCGAACCCGAAGGTGCCGCAGTCCATCTCGCCCGTACCGCTCACACATCGCGGCACGACCGGACGCTGGCGTTGATGACCCGACGCTCCCACGCCGAGCATGACCTCGACTACCTCATAGAACTTCACCGAACACGACGATCCGCACCAATTGTCCCCGGCATCACCCAGATTCCGGTGTCAGATCCGGCACGCGACGATCCGCCGTTCTAG
- a CDS encoding HAMP domain-containing sensor histidine kinase, with product MSAGDRVGGGRIVDRLPRPLDPFRSFKVKTGLLVVAALFLASLMFWVTARWPFRYALALAMLVSLAVTQILAHGMTSPLREMTAAARAMATGDYSRRVRSTSRDEIGELARAFNSMAEDLEAADRYRRELIGNVSHELRTPISALSALLENVVDGVEEPDPARMQVALDQTERLGRLVAELLDLSRLEEGAVQLDRERFPVRDFLEDVVRQAVGPAGPRRVQVNVQPSGLCVDADVARLHQAVTNLVDNALRHGSARTQVVVRGRPAPEKGGVIIEVEDDGPGISPGERSRVFERFTRGGSTDGGTGLGLAIARWAVELHDGSIEVVDTVRGCCIRVTLPAG from the coding sequence GTGAGCGCCGGTGACCGGGTCGGTGGCGGACGGATCGTCGACAGGTTGCCCCGACCGCTCGATCCCTTCAGGTCGTTCAAGGTCAAGACCGGGTTACTCGTGGTCGCGGCACTGTTCCTCGCCTCCCTCATGTTCTGGGTGACGGCGCGCTGGCCCTTCCGATACGCGCTCGCCCTGGCGATGCTGGTGTCGTTAGCAGTGACCCAGATCCTCGCGCACGGGATGACCTCGCCCCTGCGAGAGATGACGGCTGCGGCCCGCGCGATGGCGACGGGCGACTACTCCCGCCGGGTGCGGTCGACGTCGAGAGACGAAATCGGTGAACTGGCCCGCGCATTCAACTCCATGGCCGAGGATCTCGAGGCAGCCGACCGCTATCGCCGCGAACTGATCGGCAACGTCTCGCACGAGCTCCGCACACCGATTTCCGCACTGTCGGCACTGCTCGAGAACGTGGTCGACGGTGTAGAAGAACCCGATCCGGCCCGGATGCAGGTGGCACTCGATCAGACCGAGCGGCTGGGCCGGTTGGTCGCCGAACTTCTCGACCTGTCGCGCCTGGAAGAGGGTGCGGTGCAACTCGACCGCGAGCGGTTCCCGGTCCGGGACTTCCTCGAGGATGTGGTTCGTCAGGCGGTGGGACCGGCAGGACCACGGCGGGTACAAGTGAACGTGCAGCCGTCCGGCCTCTGCGTCGATGCCGACGTCGCGCGACTCCACCAGGCGGTGACGAACCTCGTCGACAACGCTCTTCGGCACGGCTCCGCCCGCACCCAGGTCGTAGTGCGCGGCCGCCCCGCTCCGGAAAAGGGTGGTGTGATCATCGAGGTGGAGGACGACGGCCCCGGCATCAGCCCCGGCGAGCGCTCGCGGGTATTCGAGCGTTTCACACGCGGGGGTTCGACGGATGGGGGAACCGGGCTCGGACTCGCGATCGCACGCTGGGCGGTCGAATTGCACGACGGCAGCATCGAGGTCGTCGACACGGTGCGCGGCTGCTGCATCCGGGTGACCCTGCCCGCCGGTTGA
- a CDS encoding universal stress protein gives MSARDRNSVVVGVDGSDSSKAAVRMAAELATERGLNLKIIHALDFAPYGFGGPYMDSGGVYEWVEASGKTILAEAQEQAYVVNPIIDVCTELSIGSSAQWLVDLSETARMVVVGASGSGAAATALLGNTAINVTSHAHCPVVVVRGDAHSGGPVVVGVDGSRTSERAIAVGFHEASLRNAALVAVHVWSDLGPMTFDDPRNAALVPAGLEEDERAVLAERLAGWQEKYPDVQVSRKVYVDNPRARLLGWSKKAQLVVVGSRGRGGFTGMLLGSTSNSLVCGAHCPVVVVRPERP, from the coding sequence ATGAGCGCACGGGACCGCAACAGCGTCGTCGTCGGGGTCGACGGGTCGGACAGTTCCAAGGCTGCGGTGCGAATGGCGGCTGAACTGGCCACCGAACGCGGACTGAATCTGAAAATCATCCACGCGCTCGATTTCGCCCCGTACGGTTTCGGTGGGCCCTACATGGACTCGGGCGGTGTGTACGAGTGGGTCGAGGCGAGCGGGAAAACGATCCTCGCCGAAGCCCAGGAACAGGCGTACGTGGTCAACCCCATCATCGATGTCTGCACCGAGCTGTCCATCGGCAGCAGCGCTCAGTGGCTCGTCGACCTATCCGAGACCGCGCGGATGGTGGTGGTCGGAGCATCGGGGTCGGGAGCGGCGGCGACGGCCCTGCTCGGCAATACCGCGATCAACGTCACCAGTCACGCGCATTGCCCGGTCGTGGTGGTACGCGGTGACGCGCACTCCGGCGGCCCGGTCGTGGTCGGGGTCGACGGGAGTCGCACCAGCGAACGCGCCATCGCCGTGGGCTTTCACGAGGCCTCGTTGCGGAACGCGGCGCTGGTGGCCGTCCACGTCTGGAGCGACCTCGGCCCGATGACCTTCGACGACCCCCGCAACGCCGCGCTGGTGCCCGCCGGCCTCGAGGAGGACGAGCGGGCAGTGCTCGCCGAGCGACTCGCCGGCTGGCAGGAAAAGTATCCTGACGTGCAGGTTTCCCGAAAGGTCTACGTCGACAACCCGCGTGCCCGTCTGCTGGGATGGTCGAAGAAGGCGCAGCTCGTGGTGGTCGGCAGCCGCGGCCGGGGCGGGTTCACCGGGATGCTGCTCGGCTCGACCAGTAACAGTCTGGTGTGCGGCGCCCATTGTCCCGTCGTCGTCGTGAGGCCTGAACGCCCCTGA
- a CDS encoding SRPBCC family protein has protein sequence MIAMPVTEQSVVIARPPSEVWNYLTVAENWPSWEASIVECEQLTDGDPGVGTRWRGATRILGKRFERVSEFVEYQPAKAGVSKSVEGQIGFTASTRLEEVDGGTLFTYRVDSESDLGGIFGKLADPIVNKAYSRTVRASLDNLADLLITES, from the coding sequence ATGATTGCCATGCCGGTTACCGAGCAGTCCGTCGTCATCGCCCGCCCTCCCTCGGAAGTCTGGAATTATCTGACCGTCGCGGAGAACTGGCCCTCGTGGGAAGCGTCGATCGTCGAATGCGAGCAGCTCACCGATGGGGACCCCGGGGTAGGCACCCGGTGGCGCGGAGCAACGCGGATCCTGGGTAAGCGATTCGAGCGGGTCAGCGAGTTCGTCGAATATCAGCCGGCGAAGGCCGGTGTATCCAAGTCGGTGGAGGGCCAGATCGGGTTCACAGCGTCAACGAGACTCGAAGAGGTCGACGGCGGCACCCTGTTCACCTATCGCGTCGACAGCGAAAGTGATCTCGGAGGCATCTTCGGCAAGTTGGCGGACCCCATCGTCAACAAGGCGTACTCCCGCACGGTGCGTGCGAGTCTGGACAACCTCGCCGACCTGCTCATCACCGAAAGCTGA
- the cycA gene encoding D-serine/D-alanine/glycine transporter → MADRTSSTGAIGSESGETPSTGSAEAPHLSRQLANRHIQLIAIGGAIGTGLFMGSGKTISLAGPSVIFVYMIVGFMLFFVMRAMGELLLSNLQYKSFSDFAADLLGPWAGFFTGWTYWFCWIVTGIADIIAISGYVQYWWPDLQLWIPAVVAIAALLLLNLPTVRAFGETEFWFALVKIIAIVSLIVVGLVMVFAHFTAPNGAQAGFDNLWNDGGMFPTGAMGFVAGFQIAVFAFVGIELVGTTAAEAKDPEKNLPKAINSIPIRILLFYVVSLTVIISVTPWRGVVPGESPFTAMFSLAGLAIAAGVIQFVVLTSAASSANSGIYSTSRMVYGLAREGDAPARLGTLSSRRVPANALMFSCTFLLSAIALLFSGDSVIEAFTTVTTISSVLFMFVWTMILASYLVYRKRRPELHEASAFKMPGGVVMCWVVLAFFVFLLWALTQEEDTLEALLVTPIWFVVLGIAWAVVRTRAPHKARYAEFRAELGRRKA, encoded by the coding sequence ATGGCTGACCGAACTTCCTCGACGGGCGCGATCGGATCGGAATCGGGCGAAACTCCGTCCACCGGATCAGCGGAAGCACCGCATCTGTCGCGGCAGCTGGCCAACCGTCATATCCAGCTGATTGCGATCGGTGGAGCCATCGGCACGGGCCTCTTCATGGGCTCCGGCAAGACGATCTCGCTGGCAGGGCCGTCGGTGATCTTCGTGTACATGATCGTCGGCTTCATGCTGTTCTTCGTCATGCGGGCGATGGGTGAACTTCTGCTCTCGAATCTGCAGTACAAGTCCTTCTCCGACTTCGCGGCAGACCTTCTCGGCCCGTGGGCCGGATTCTTCACCGGCTGGACGTACTGGTTCTGCTGGATCGTCACCGGAATCGCCGACATCATCGCTATCTCGGGCTACGTGCAGTACTGGTGGCCGGACCTGCAATTGTGGATTCCAGCGGTCGTCGCCATTGCAGCGTTGCTTCTGCTGAACCTCCCCACCGTGCGGGCGTTCGGCGAGACCGAGTTCTGGTTCGCTCTGGTCAAGATCATCGCGATCGTCAGTCTGATTGTGGTGGGTCTCGTCATGGTGTTCGCCCACTTCACGGCTCCGAACGGTGCTCAGGCCGGCTTCGACAATCTGTGGAACGACGGTGGCATGTTCCCCACTGGCGCAATGGGTTTCGTCGCCGGATTCCAGATCGCAGTGTTCGCGTTCGTGGGCATAGAACTGGTCGGCACCACCGCGGCCGAAGCGAAAGATCCGGAGAAGAACCTTCCGAAGGCGATCAACTCCATCCCCATCCGAATTCTGCTGTTCTACGTGGTGTCGCTGACAGTGATCATCTCGGTCACGCCGTGGCGTGGGGTGGTTCCCGGTGAGAGTCCCTTCACGGCGATGTTCTCGCTCGCCGGTCTCGCGATCGCGGCGGGAGTGATTCAGTTCGTGGTGTTGACCTCTGCCGCGTCGTCGGCCAATTCGGGTATCTACTCGACGTCACGGATGGTTTACGGTCTCGCCCGCGAGGGTGACGCACCCGCCCGATTGGGCACGCTCAGCTCGCGCCGGGTGCCGGCCAACGCCTTGATGTTCTCGTGCACGTTCCTGCTGTCGGCCATCGCGCTTCTCTTCTCCGGCGATTCCGTGATCGAAGCCTTCACGACGGTGACGACGATCTCGTCCGTGCTCTTCATGTTCGTGTGGACGATGATTCTGGCCAGTTACCTGGTCTACCGGAAACGTCGGCCGGAATTGCACGAGGCGTCGGCCTTCAAGATGCCCGGCGGTGTGGTGATGTGCTGGGTGGTGCTGGCCTTCTTTGTGTTCCTGCTCTGGGCTCTGACGCAGGAAGAGGACACGCTCGAGGCGCTGCTCGTCACGCCCATCTGGTTCGTCGTGCTGGGTATCGCCTGGGCGGTGGTGCGGACGCGCGCCCCACACAAGGCACGCTATGCCGAATTCCGCGCCGAACTCGGGCGGCGCAAAGCATAA
- a CDS encoding DUF4153 domain-containing protein: MTIAPAQPVRTRRTRSWPGGVWRRDRTSIAPRAIVLAAVGAGVVAALTLHITVVGMGYLLTGTAIALAVFATRTVRPTAAQAVAVVTALALLAVLSVRGAGWLATVCVALSWVVGSFAVVGGRTWTGLAAGSFALWFTPLRVIRWTRRGASRWSSAERVSLLRVFGVAAVSAVLLLVFGSLFASADAKFAELLEQATPSVEVSNSVGRLVLGMLVCGGTLGAAYLLRRTPRVDALAPGPGRPVARWEWAFPLALLNLLFLGFVAVQLRVLFGGDRHVLTTDDLTYAEYARQGFWQLLAVTGLTLLVIAVALRKAARREAIDRTLVRVLLGLLCVLTLVIVASAVARMSLYESHYGYTQLRLLVLVTEVWLGLVFVLLLIAGLRLSGRWLPCAVLGSAVCGVLLLAVVDPDAYIAQKNVERFEETGRIDVSYLRSLSVDAVPALDRLPEPERSCALYRLQHEVDEGAEWYEYNAARNRARDLLAAHPVGRCDRVAS; the protein is encoded by the coding sequence ATGACAATCGCACCTGCCCAACCAGTTCGGACACGGCGGACACGATCGTGGCCGGGGGGAGTGTGGCGGCGCGACCGCACGTCGATCGCTCCCCGCGCGATCGTCCTCGCCGCCGTCGGAGCCGGCGTGGTCGCTGCTCTCACTCTCCACATCACGGTGGTCGGGATGGGTTACCTGCTGACTGGTACCGCGATCGCACTGGCGGTCTTCGCGACGCGCACGGTGAGACCCACAGCTGCGCAGGCAGTTGCAGTAGTCACTGCACTCGCCCTGCTCGCTGTGCTCAGTGTTCGGGGCGCCGGCTGGCTGGCCACCGTGTGTGTAGCCCTCAGCTGGGTGGTCGGGTCCTTCGCCGTGGTCGGAGGCAGAACCTGGACGGGTCTGGCCGCCGGTTCGTTCGCGCTGTGGTTCACCCCACTGCGGGTGATCCGCTGGACACGACGCGGAGCCTCCCGCTGGAGTTCCGCCGAAAGAGTCTCGCTGCTTCGTGTTTTCGGCGTGGCCGCCGTCAGCGCGGTCCTCCTGCTGGTCTTCGGATCGCTGTTCGCCAGTGCCGATGCGAAGTTCGCCGAGCTCCTCGAACAGGCGACACCCTCGGTGGAGGTGTCCAATTCGGTCGGCAGGCTGGTGCTCGGCATGCTCGTGTGCGGTGGGACGCTGGGTGCTGCCTATCTGCTGAGACGCACCCCTCGGGTGGACGCACTCGCCCCCGGTCCTGGTCGACCCGTTGCCCGCTGGGAGTGGGCCTTTCCGCTCGCGCTGCTGAACTTGCTGTTCCTCGGTTTCGTCGCCGTGCAGCTGAGAGTGCTGTTCGGTGGGGACCGGCACGTGTTGACGACGGACGATCTCACGTACGCCGAGTACGCCCGGCAGGGCTTCTGGCAGTTGCTGGCCGTGACGGGGCTGACGCTGCTGGTGATCGCTGTTGCTCTCCGCAAGGCGGCGCGGAGGGAGGCGATCGACCGCACGCTGGTGCGAGTGCTGCTCGGCCTGCTCTGTGTTCTGACGCTCGTCATCGTCGCATCGGCGGTCGCCCGGATGTCGCTGTACGAGAGTCACTACGGGTACACGCAGCTGCGCCTGCTCGTTCTGGTGACCGAAGTATGGCTGGGATTGGTGTTCGTACTGTTGCTCATTGCGGGGCTGCGGTTGTCGGGGCGGTGGCTGCCGTGTGCAGTTCTGGGCTCGGCAGTGTGTGGGGTGCTCCTCCTCGCTGTGGTCGATCCGGACGCCTATATCGCGCAGAAGAACGTGGAACGCTTCGAGGAGACCGGACGCATCGATGTGAGCTACCTGAGGTCGTTGTCGGTCGATGCGGTTCCCGCTCTGGATCGACTGCCGGAGCCGGAACGCTCGTGTGCCCTGTATCGGCTCCAACACGAGGTTGATGAAGGAGCCGAGTGGTACGAGTACAACGCGGCGCGGAACAGGGCCCGCGATCTGTTGGCCGCTCACCCTGTCGGGCGCTGTGATCGGGTCGCGTCGTAG